The following coding sequences are from one Spea bombifrons isolate aSpeBom1 chromosome 13, aSpeBom1.2.pri, whole genome shotgun sequence window:
- the NPTX1 gene encoding neuronal pentraxin-1, which yields MITGACWKCLLLSFFFLRGSAQNFAQTRFICTSVPVDVDMCTSSMQNSGPTEDLKTTILQLRETVLQQKETIMNQKDTIRELTGKLSRCEGHTHLEVPSNEPKLGTPGSKKKETSKNTMGDLSRTPTAETLTQLGQTLQSLKTRLENLEMYSRGNSSTQASSLKDLLQSKIDDLEKQVLSRVNTLEEGKVNLKNETEQRGKIESTLTSLHQRITDLEKGQKENRPADKFQLTFPLRTNYMYAKVKKSLPEMYAFTVCMWLKSNASPGVGTPFSYAVPGQANELVLIEWGNNPMEILINDKVAKLPFVINDGKWHHICISWTTRDGVWEAYQDGMLRGNGENLAPYHPIKHQGVLVLGQEQDTLGGGFDATQAFVGELAHFNIWDRKLTVGEVYNLATCRNKALTGNVISWAESNIEIFGGATKWTFDACRQIN from the exons ATGATTACTGGAGCTTGCTGGAAATGTTTgctcctctctttctttttcctaaGAGGATCTGCGCAGAATTTTGCACAGACGAGGTTTATCTGCACCTCAGTGCCTGTAGACGTGGACATGTGCACTTCTTCAATGCAGAACAGTGGTCCCACGGAAGACTTGAAGACCACCATACTCCAGTTGCGAGAGACGGTTCTCCAGCAGAAAGAGACGATTATGAATCAAAAAGACACAATTAGGGAACTGACCGGCAAACTGTCCAGGTGTGAGGGTCACACTCATCTAGAGGTTCCTTCCAATGAACCAAAACTTGGAACCCCTGGCTCAAAGAAAAAAGAGACTTCCAAAAACACAATGGGAGATTTATCCAGGACCCCCACAGCTGAGACCCTCACCCAGCTTGGCCAAACTCTGCAATCATTAAAGACTAGGCTGGAGAACTTAGAG ATGTACAGCAGAGGTAATTCATCCACCCAAGCCAGCAGTCTCAAAGACTTGCTGCAAAGCAAGATAGATGACTTGGAGAAGCAAGTTCTGTCCAGAGTGAACACCTTGGAAGAAGGGAAGGTAAACCTTAAGAATGAAACCGAACAGAGAGGCAAGATTGAGAGCACACTCACTTCCCTCCATCAGAGAATTACAGACTTGGAAAAAG GTCAAAAAGAGAACAGACCGGCTGATAAATTCCAGCTCACCTTCCCCCTGAGGACCAACTACATGTATGCCAAGGTTAAGAAAAGCCTGCCTGAGATGTATGCCTTCACGGTGTGCATGTGGCTGAAATCCAACGCCTCACCAGGTGTGGGCACCCCATTCTCATACGCAGTCCCAGGCCAGGCCAACGAGCTGGTGCTGATTGAGTGGGGCAATAACCCAATGGAAATTCTCATCAATGACAAG GTTGCCAAGTTGCCCTTTGTCatcaatgatgggaagtggcatcATATATGCATTTCGTGGACAACCAGGGATGGTGTTTGGGAAGCTTACCAGGACGGAATGCTGAGAGGCAACGGTGAAAATCTAGCTCCGTATCATCCAATTAAGCATCAGGGTGTCCTGGTGCTGGGCCAAGAACAG GATACACTTGGAGGCGGATTTGATGCCACACAAGCTTTTGTTGGGGAACTGGCGCATTTCAACATTTGGGACCGGAAGCTGACGGTCGGAGAGGTCTATAACCTAGCGACTTGCAGGAACAAGGCTCTAACCGGTAACGTCATTAGCTGGGCAGAGAGCAACATAGAGATCTTTGGTGGAGCCACCAAATGGACATTCGATGCATGTCGTCAGATCAACTGA